ACTTTTTTGTTTTTGGAATTATTTTTTTAATCTTAGAGAGGATCGCCGGGGTAGAATCGATAAGAAGATGATGCAAATTCCCGGCTTCTTCTTTCCCCAAAAAAACTAAACTTCATTTGACATTAATAAAATTTAATATATATTTATGGTCATTAAAAATTCAAATGTCCAAACATTTAAGGAGGTTGAAATTGTTTGAAAAGCTGAAAGAAAAAATTGAGAAAAGAAAAGCAGTGGTGGGGGTTATCGGTTTGGGTTATGTGGGGCTGCCTCTGGCAGTGGAGTACGGGAACCAGGGCTTTAAAGTCATGGGATTTGACATCAACAAAAAGAAAGTCGATCTGATCAACTCCGGTAGGTCGGATATAGATGACATAGCAGATGTACAGGTGAGAAAGCTGGTTCAGAAAGGGCTTCTTAAAGCTACTCTCAACTTTGCTCTTTTGAAAAATGCTGACTGCATCTCCATCTGCGTGCCGACCCCGTTGAGCAAGACCAAAGACCCGGATGTATCCTATATCCTGGCTGCGGTAAATCAGGTAAAAAAATATCTTCATCCCGGACAGTTGGTGGTGTTAGAGAGCACAACCTATCCCGGCACAACCGAAGAGCTTATCCGACCGATTCTGGAGGGGACCGGCCTCAAGATTGGAAAAGATTTCTTCTTAGCCTTTTCCCCGGAAAGGGTAGACCCGGCTAACAAAAATTACCTCATTAAAAATACGCCCAGAGTGGTTGGAGGGACCACTCCTTTGTGTACCCGTATAGCTAAGCTTTTTTATGAACAGATAATCAACCTGGTAGTTCCGGTTTCCTCCACCCAGAGCGCGGAGATGGCCAAGCTTCTGGAAAACACTTTTAGAAGCGTAAATATCGGGCTGGTTAACGAAGTGGCTCTGATGTGCGACCGGCTGAAAATCGATGTCTGGGAGATAATCGAGGCGGCAAAAACCAAGCCCTTTGGTTTTATGCCTTTTTATCCCGGACCCGGCTTAGGAGGCCACTGTATCCCCATAGACCCGCATTATCTTTCCTGGAAGTTGAAGTCTTTAAACTATTATGCCCGCTTCATAGAGTTAGCCGGGGATATCAACTCGCACATGCCAGAGTATGTGGTGGATAGGGTTACCCGGGCATTGAATCAGGTCAAAAAAAC
This region of Candidatus Zixiibacteriota bacterium genomic DNA includes:
- a CDS encoding nucleotide sugar dehydrogenase; the encoded protein is MSKHLRRLKLFEKLKEKIEKRKAVVGVIGLGYVGLPLAVEYGNQGFKVMGFDINKKKVDLINSGRSDIDDIADVQVRKLVQKGLLKATLNFALLKNADCISICVPTPLSKTKDPDVSYILAAVNQVKKYLHPGQLVVLESTTYPGTTEELIRPILEGTGLKIGKDFFLAFSPERVDPANKNYLIKNTPRVVGGTTPLCTRIAKLFYEQIINLVVPVSSTQSAEMAKLLENTFRSVNIGLVNEVALMCDRLKIDVWEIIEAAKTKPFGFMPFYPGPGLGGHCIPIDPHYLSWKLKSLNYYARFIELAGDINSHMPEYVVDRVTRALNQVKKTVKGSDILVLGAAYKKDIRDVRESPALDVIKLLQNAGAKVKYNDPHVPSILMNCDTMRSVKLTSPLLKRTDCVVIVTDHSAYDYNWIVKNSNLVFDTRNACKLVKSNRARIVKL